The genomic interval GCTCGAATTGTTCCCGAATTTCCGGAGCAAAGAAGGACTTGAGCTTCTCCTCTACAATGCGAGGATTGTCCCCCGCCTGAATAGAGAGAATGCCCTCGATGATGACTTCTTTGAGGAGTACTTCCTGGGCGCTCCGGAGCTTCAGCTTATTCGCCACCGGAAGGCAAAAGAGATTTGCAATGAGTGCT from Candidatus Caldatribacterium sp. carries:
- a CDS encoding motility protein A (Homolog of MotA, appears to be involved in motility on surfaces and under different ionic conditions. With MotS (a MotB homolog) forms the ion channels that couple flagellar rotation to proton/sodium motive force across the membrane and forms the stator elements of the rotary flagellar machine.), with the protein product ALIANLFCLPVANKLKLRSAQEVLLKEVIIEGILSIQAGDNPRIVEEKLKSFFAPEIREQFEREREGQERVIPLRQTKEA